One stretch of Armigeres subalbatus isolate Guangzhou_Male chromosome 2, GZ_Asu_2, whole genome shotgun sequence DNA includes these proteins:
- the LOC134211119 gene encoding titin-like isoform X3 encodes MRPPMGAGSHQSTKSANSMGFIMPLYTIGIVSFFIYTILKLIFKKTPATPYPEIKPDTTFRNEVFTAPDQPYIKRPDSGTTKLGQPIANGENGAPVSVGPVSNGSASASFNHSVQAEISVDYQQLVTKSESPPATTDSRTTAEEPVTEHTGPVEQGNDEASSVTEATNDKEQVQPEYDPAIEKLVDGIVVQKVVQLNEEASTSENIERVASEVVEEVLQEAESEINEAAEAAAVKLVEKVVEQAEAAVLAVEIPEVLETHEEESTSPNATYISKEDQSITSVEEPVSVPESVQSVEVTHETVEHVEPASEQGTDTSKAVTFAETIAVNISNELTETQPDKIDTTIVDGSVDIEVKGIEEQISVQNNVVEVVSNDTILVQNLSGSVVEPEIAENIISTEQNNISSIYEKADFVSLNNTVDKLQENVIPAEVEITQQISITEPANAIEQFIASEKSVSYKFDEPILPQITESKVEQEDNTIEIPVSDEATAEEVVEVLKSVAFADDVVQTILETDQKATDVATELVQETIVDSKPSETIPIEQTALVADATNIVTEAETALEAIVNAEKVKDTIKGVTFDDEVIVVDAPISAEVETITDTLVDAEEATIKALAEAIDQEAEDIGAVAEGLVNEVLDEIQEIVNEKEVLEPTQAPSYDPVTQVLVSSSDNEAVVESEPKYSEEKTNESSDSFENETSFTVEVDAEEAVIKALAAKMEEAISQQAEEAEVVATAEELVNEVLDQAQEIAKEKGALEHVEAASHDPAIQKQVDDALIDGFAYDADDKNNSSEQSSAEEVVESISIKEVNSELNSAPSQQTIISENDVVQPAESVNLLVEPTSEKIVDNAVEVAESVLPLVSEVNTTVIQNNFSDENDIQIEKENSIGNAGQLVTVDQSIIIETPLSNEPSKDVKLETGLTTETSVDPIKEEKSYAELSDSEAEKIGENSSFQENIISPVDIVEKDLPVAEIVEVVLEGAAASDAPDVVEDQSIIISDTTTSVSEASENDTPQAQQKDIPIIGEIQEKEPLVEPSAFVQVESVNDNVGYVEKKVSEVVEEVKQIVQEDNANTSENEVEQVIESVEAADVIDSKLVGSKVEHEDEAQTTETVKPDALTIENQIENTPSEDIETVHVLKESQFNETIPTANIQTEKVESSVEVEPSNETTKEVVFEQTFVKDVSAEVYQEVLGAGDDTTLEKTAATEDANTTNEVIETALVQKDSQSNETAPTENIQTEKAEAIVEVQPNINIVVEDISETQSSVEDGLEKVLLKVENDAITETTTTADQRENATNVVSETVSQPKDLKVTDTVPAENIQTEKIEAIVEVQPSIKITEEVSSENPSPGTDESEVVVNQVVLDTEHTSTTEGITALKEKIVVLDTEHTSTTEGITDLKELQSDDAIPTENIQSKTVQAIVDVEPIVDSTLQEKVSEKPSPVEIESANVQSVLDAENNTTTEAPTTAEGQIENTTNEVSETVPEPKESKSNEPVENILKEKTELIVEVETNIKAATEALPQQDAAGVESEQSHTDQTIDLLVETETKNDTLESGDIDSKKLVNETVSLEDALVQPVEAKEIAGEKVTLLDEKIENASPNSDATVETVEEHVPEVTVSTTNEQEEPAGVVPEKNIITETLHSVNSIEPVILSSADASVEVVSISEARGHSEEPTCEPSEAESSARGPIIEEVLDEAVEASEEVVTAIQGLISAADEQLLKIDSIKKSARNLSKETEEKDNTETDEKIPEQNGHVCKSVDDRNTVESSELQQQEEVDDGEPQLEQVDDEEKVQQQLEVEEDAPKIEQRHETGAVPKKREASEDRSSLKVIPMEKKAAYDPGQPNRPGTPVQCITLDPTIIEADVAESKCILLDAAKVPQPSKVTIPESELAIATLDSSQKSSEETPFDLNLVVVFESLSNLNQGRSLEVNVLLGSEPTTPVIQPSAAARVASPTREVVLSGMMKLSLVKLDDNENQASGDVVLRAKDLKKGDRYDGDFGPNEE; translated from the exons GACAACCGATCGCAAATGGAGAGAACGGTGCACCAGTTTCAGTGGGACCAGTGTCCAATGGTAGCGCAAGTGCTAGCTTCAACCACTCGGTTCAGGCGGAAATCAGCGTTGATTATCAACAGCTGGTCACGAAATCTGAATCACCCCCCGCAACGACAGACTCTAGAACCACAGCTGAAGAACCGGTGACTGAACATACCGGTCCAGTAGAGCAGGGCAATGATGAAGCTAGTAGCGTAACCGAAGCGACCAACGATAAAGAACAAGTGCAACCCGAATACGACCCTGCTATCGAAAAGTTAGTTGACGGAATCGTAGTACAGAAGGTTGTGCAACTTAACGAAGAGGCATCGACCAGTGAGAATATTGAGCGAGTAGCTagtgaagtggtagaagaagtTCTACAGGAGGCCGAGAGTGAGATCAACGAAGCTGCCGAAGCTGCAGCTGTTAAACTGGTGGAGAAAGTAGTAGAACAAGCGGAAGCTGCAGTGCTTGCTGTAGAAATTCCGGAAGTTCTAGAAACACATGAGGAAGAATCGACTTCTCCTAATGCAACATATATATCCAAAGAAGACCAATCTATAACGTCTGTTGAAGAGCCTGTTTCTGTACCAGAGTCAGTGCAATCTGTCGAGGTAACGCATGAAACTGTGGAGCATGTGGAACCAGCATCGGAACAAGGCACAGATACATCAAAAGCAGTTACATTCGCTGAGACCATAGCTGTTAACATTTCCAATGAACTAACCGAAACGCAACCAGATAAAATTGATACAACTATTGTTGATGGCTCAGTAGATATTGAAGTAAAAGGAATTGAAGAACAGATTTCGGTGCAAAATAATGTTGTTGAAGTTGTCTCCAATGATACAATCTTAGTTCAAAACTTATCAGGCAGTGTGGTTGAACCAGAAATCGCAGAAAACATCATCTCCACTGAACAAAATAATATATCATCTATATATGAAAAGGCTGATTTTGTTTCACTCAACAATACAGTTGATAAACTTCAAGAAAACGTTATTCCAGCTGAGGTTGAAATTACGCAACAAATTTCTATTACAGAACCGGCCAATGCTATTGAACAGTTCATTGCATCAGAGAAGAGTGTTTCATACAAGTTCGACGAACCAATATTGCCTCAGATTACAGAATCCAAGGTTGAGCAAGAAGACAACACTATTGAAATACCAGTCTCTGACGAAGCAACCGCTGAAGAAGTAGTTGAAGTGTTGAAGAGTGTTGCTTTTGCTGACGATGTTGTTCAAACAATTCTTGAAACAGATCAAAAGGCTACTGATGTAGCAACTGAATTGGTGCAAGAAACTATAGTTGATAGTAAACCTTCAGAAACAATTCCAATAGAGCAAACTGCGCTAGTTGCTGACGCAACAAATATAGTAACCGAAGCCGAAACTGCTTTGGAAGCCATTGTCAACGCTGAAAAAGTTAAAGACACTATAAAGGGTGTTACGTTCGATGATGAAGTGATTGTTGTTGATGCTCCAATATCAGCAGAGGTTGAAACAATAACCGATACTTTGGTCGACGCTGAAGAAGCAACTATCAAAGCATTGGCGGAAGCAATCGACCAAGAAGCGGAGGACATTGGAGCTGTTGCCGAGGGACTTGTTAATGAAGTTCTTGATGAGATACAAGAAATTGTTAATGAGAAGGAAGTATTGGAACCGACTCAGGCGCCAAGCTACGATCCGGTTACCCAAGTTCTAGTTTCTTCTTCTGATAATGAGGCTGTTGTTGAATCCGAACCAAAATATTCTGAAGAAAAAACGAATGAATCTTcagattcttttgaaaatgagACCTCATTTACCGTAGAAGTCGACGCGGAAGAGGCAGTCATCAAAGCATTAGCGGCGAAAATGGAAGAAGCAATTTCCCAGCAAGCTGAAGAGGCCGAAGTTGTAGCCACTGCCGAGGAACTTGTAAATGAAGTTCTAGATCAGGCTCAAGAAATCGCAAAGGAGAAAGGAGCTCTGGAACATGTTGAGGCTGCTAGTCACGATCCGGCCATACAAAAACAAGTAGATGATGCACTGATCGATGGTTTTGCATATGATGCTGACGATAAAAATAATTCAAGCGAACAGTCTTCTGCAGAAGAAGTTGTGGAATCGATTTCGATCAAGGAAGTCAATTCCGAGTTGAACAGCGCACCTTCTCAGCAAACAATAATTTCAGAGAATGATGTAGTTCAACCGGCTGAATCTGTTAATTTGTTGGTAGAACCAACAAGTGAAAAGATCGTTGACAATGCTGTTGAAGTGGCAGAATCTGTGTTACCATTGGTGTCAGAAGTTAACACTACGGTTATTCAAAACAACTTTTCAGATGAAAATGATATACAGATAGAAAAAGAGAATTCAATTGGTAATGCTGGACAGCTGGTAACTGTTGATCAATCAATCATAATTGAGACACCACTTAGCAATGAGCCGTCAAAAGATGTAAAACTAGAAACAGGTCTAACCACGGAAACATCTGTTGATCccataaaagaagaaaaatcttaTGCTGAATTATCTGATTCTGAAGCTGAGAAAATTGgtgaaaattcatctttccaGGAGAATATTATTTCGCCAGTTGATATAGTTGAGAAAGATTTACCCGTTGCTGAAATCGTGGAAGTAGTTTTAGAAGGAGCAGCCGCATCCGACGCACCCGATGTCGTTGAAGATCAATCTATTATTATTTCAGATACCACTACTTCCGTATCTGAGGCGAGTGAAAACGACACACCTCAAGCACAACAAAAAGATATCCCAATTATTGGTGAAATACAGGAAAAAGAACCACTCGTGGAACCTTCTGCATTTGTACAAGTAGAGTCAGTGAACGATAATGTCGGCTATGTTGAGAAAAAGGTATctgaagtggtggaagaagtAAAACAAATAGTTCAAGAGGATAATGCAAATACTTCAGAAAATGAAGTAGAACAGGTTATCGAATCCGTTGAGGCAGCTGATGTTATTGATTCTAAGCTAGTTGGAAGTAAAGTTGAACATGAAGATGAAGCTCAAACGACTGAGACGGTAAAACCTGATGCTCTAACAATTGAAAATCAAATAGAAAACACACCTAGCGAAGATATTGAAACTGTCCATGTGCTAAAAGAATCCCAATTTAATGAGACAATTCCAACAGCAAACATACAAACTGAAAAGGTGGAATCCAGCGTTGAAGTCGAACCAAGCAACGAAACAACGAAAGAagttgtttttgaacaaacattTGTTAAAGATGTATCAGCAGAAGTATATCAAGAAGTTTTGGGTGCTGGAGATGATACCACATTAGAAAAGACAGCAGCCACAGAAGATGCAAATACAACAAATGAAGTTATTGAAACTGCTCTTGTACAGAAAGATTCACAGTCTAATGAGACAGCACCAACCGAAAATATACAAACAGAAAAAGCAGAAGCCATCGTTGAAGTCCAACCTAATATCAATATAGTGGTAGAGGATATTTCTGAAACCCAATCTTCTGTTGAAGATGGTTTAGAAAAAGTGTTATTGAAAGTAGAAAACGATGCCATAACTGAAACAACAACCACTGCAGATCAAAGAGAAAATGCCACAAACGTAGTTAGCGAAACTGTTTCTCAACCGAAAGACTTAAAAGTCACTGACACAGTTCCAGCAGAAAATATACAAACAGAAAAGATAGAAGCCATCGTTGAGGTTCAACCAAGTATCAAAATAACggaagaagtttcttcagaaaaccCGTCTCCTGGTACAGATGAATCAGAAGTAGTAGTGAATCAAGTAGTTCTAGATACTGAACATACCTCCACAACGGAAGGAATTACAGCTCTGAAAGAAAAAATAGTAGTTCTAGATACTGAACATACCTCCACAACGGAAGGAATTACAGATCTGAAAGAATTACAATCTGATGACGCTATCCCAACTGAAAATATACAATCAAAAACGGTACAAGCTATCGTTGATGTTGAACCAATTGTCGACTCGACgttacaagaaaaagtttctgaaaaacCATCTCCTGTTGAAATTGAATCAGCTAATGTACAATCTGTTCTGGATGCAGAAAATAATACCACAACCGAAGCGCCAACGACTGCAGAAGGTCAAATAGAAAATACAACTAACGAAGTTAGCGAAACTGTTCCTGAACCGAAAGAATCAAAATCTAATGAGCCAGTGGAAAATATACTAAAGGAAAAAACAGAACTCATCGTTGAAGTTGAAACTAATATCAAAGCCGCAACAGAAGCATTACCTCAGCAAGATGCTGCTGGAGTTGAATCTGAACAATCCCACACTGATCAAACAATCGATTTACTTGTGGAAACAGAAACGAAGAACGATACTCTGGAATCAGGTGATATTGATAGTAAGAAACTTGTAAATGAAACAGTTTCTCTAGAAGATGCTTTAGTTCAGCCTGTAGAAGctaaagaaattgctggagaaaaAGTTACTCTTCTTGacgaaaaaatagaaaatgctTCGCCAAACTCAGATGCCACAGTGGAAACAGTTGAGGAGCATGTCCCAGAAGTAACTGTATCTACGACGAATGAACAGGAGGAGCCAGCTGGagttgttccagaaaaaaatattatcacAGAAACACTGCATTCCGTGAACTCAATTGAGCCTGTAATTTTAAGTAGTGCTGATGCATCAGTTGAAGTAGTATCCATCAGTGAGGCTCGTGGGCATTCAGAAGAGCCAACATGTGAGCCATCAGAAGCAGAATCGTCCGCTCGTGGGCCCATTATTGAAGAAGTACTCGATGAAGCAGTGGAGGCCTCAGAGGAAG TCGTCACGGCTATTCAAGGTCTGATAAGCGCAGCAGATGAGCAGTTACTGAAAATAGATAGCATTAAAAAATCGGCGAGAAACTTAAGCAAG GAAACAGAAGAAAAGGACAATACCGAAACAGATGAGAAGATTCCCGAGCAGAATGGTCACGTTTGTAAATCCGTAGACGATAGGAATACTGTAGAATCATCCGAGTTACAACAGCAGGAAGAAGTAGACGACGGCGAACCTCAACTTGAGCAGGTCGATGATGAAGAAAAGGTTCAACAACAGTTGGAAGTTGAGGAGGACGCTCCAAAGATTGAGCAGCGACATGAAACCGGTGCAGTACCGAAGAAACGAGAAGCCAGTGAAGATCGAAGCTCTTTGAAGGTGATACCCATGGAAAAGAAGGCTGCCTATGATCCAGGACAGCCGAATCGTCCTGGAACCCCAGTGCAGTGTATAACGCTGGATCCG ACAATCATCGAAGCCGATGTAGCGGAGTCCAAGTGCATTCTTCTAGATGCTGCTAAAGTGCCACAGCCGTCCAAGGTTACAATTCCTGAGTCAGAGCTTGCTATTGCCACGCTAGATTCTAGTCAGAAATCGAGTGAAGAAACGCCT TTCGACCTGAATCTGGTGGTAGTGTTCGAATCGCTATCAAATCTAAACCAAGGTCGAAGTTTGGAGGTCAACGTATTGTTAGGTTCTGAACCGACCACCCCGGTTATACAACCCTCAGCAGCGGCCCGAGTGGCATCACCAACGAGGGAG GTGGTGCTTAGCGGAATGATGAAACTGTCGTTAGTGAAGCTAGACGACAACGAAAATCAAGCTTCTGGCG ATGTCGTGCTGAGAGCCAAGGATCTGAAGAAAGGCGACCGATACGATGGCGACTTCGGCCCAAATGAAGAATAA